A stretch of Mya arenaria isolate MELC-2E11 chromosome 14, ASM2691426v1 DNA encodes these proteins:
- the LOC128216956 gene encoding twinfilin-1-like — protein sequence MSHQTGISASDELKDFLSHSRDGGFRLIKIAIKDEKLELANSEKARGTWEEDFNDLVLRQLEEKQPCYILYRLDSKNNQGYLWIFIAWSPDFSPVKEKMIYAATRSTMKTEFGTGIIQEEMFGTTEADVSLAGYKKHLEHQSSQAPLTAAEEELEYIKHNETRTDIHIDTKHQTMKGLAFPISDEAAHKIVDFHQDKISYVQLKLDLSGESIELSDSGNVSTAQLPGKIPTDGARYHLFTFKHTHEGDFLNSKVFIYSMPGYKCPIKERMLYSSCKGPFVSQLEQQLQLPLEKKLEIDDAEELTEEFLYDELHPKKNIATMKFEKPKGPQKRGPRKLLKTAE from the exons CTTCTGATGAATTGAAGGACTTCCTTTCACATTCAAGAGATGGCGGATTCAGACTGATAAAGATTGCCATTAAAGATG AGAAATTAGAGCTAGCAAACAGTGAAAAGGCTAGAGGAACTTGGGAAGAAGAT tttaatgacCTTGTGTTGCGCCAGCTGGAGGAGAAGCAGCCATGCTATATCTTATACAGACTAGACTCCAAGAACAACCAGGGATATCTGTGGATATTTATAGCTTGGTCTCCAGATTTTTCTCCt GTAAAAGAGAAGATGATATATGCGGCCACAAGATCCACTATGAAGACAGAGTTTGGCACGGGAATAATCCAGGAAGAAATGTTTGGAACTACAGAG GCTGATGTGAGCCTGGCAGGGTACAAGAAGCACCTGGAGCACCAGTCATCACAGGCCCCACTCACAGCAGCCGAGGAGGAGCTCGAATATATCAAGCACAACGAG ACACGGACAGATATTCACATAGACACGAAGCATCAGACAATGAAGGGTCTGGCATTCCCCATTTCGGACGAGGCTGCACACAAAATAGTCGACTTTCACCAGGACAAGATCTCCTATGTGCAACTG AAGTTGGACCTGTCTGGTGAGAGTATTGAGTTGTCAGACAGTGGCAATGTCTCCACAGCCCAGCTCCCTGGCAAGATCCCCACGGACGGAGCTCGATACCATCTCTTTACATTCAAACACACACACGAGGGAGACTTCCTTAACTCTAAAG TGTTTATATACTCCATGCCTGGATACAAGTGCCCAATCAAGGAACGGATGCTCTACTCCAGCTGTAAAGGCCCATTTGTTTCCCAGCTTGAACAACAGCTTCAGCTTCCCCTAGAGAAAAAG TTGGAAATAGACGATGCAGAAGAGTTGACTGAGGAATTTTTGTATGATGAGCTCCACCCAAAGAAAAACATTGCCACCATGAAATTTGAAAAGCCAAAGGGTCCCCAAAAACGAGGGCCAAGAAAACTGTTAAAGACCGCTGAATAA